A stretch of Caenorhabditis elegans chromosome IV DNA encodes these proteins:
- the npr-3 gene encoding Neuropeptide receptor 3 (Confirmed by transcript evidence), giving the protein MEGGRNCVMTVQQWQPEYNDMNQIRAIFSLLYLLVWVGAIVGNTLVLYVLTFNQVSLSVRTVFVGCLAGSDLLMCLFSLPITAISIFSRVWVFPAIFCKLIGVFQGGTIFVSSFTLTVIALDRCVLILRPNQEIVNFPRAVFIVFCIWLLGYSLALPVGIYSDIAVYDEICGTFCEENWPDFNPDTGRSGIRRAYGLSVLVLQFGIPALISSICYWMISRVMSDQLARRRGHNIRPESETKLVNRKTRANRMMIVMVVGFVLAWMPFNAVNLYRDLFGISKWYSTVFALCHVCAMCSAVLNPIIYSWFNPQFRQSITTLFKGTDEARLIKKKPQSTSKMVSYPTNFSEIRKETEIASTKTKITIAENDYRAGDQLL; this is encoded by the exons ATGGAGGGTGGTCGAAACTGTGTAATGACAGTACAACAGTGGCAACCTGAATACAATGATATGAACCAGATAAGAGCAATATTCTCGTTACTGTACCTTCTTGTTTGGGTTGGAGCTATTGTTGGCAACACTCTAGTACTTTATGTACTCACTTTTAATCAg GTATCACTGTCAGTTAGGACGGTATTTGTTGGATGTCTAGCTGGTTCAGACCTTCTAATGTGCCTTTTCTCGTTGCCAATTACCGcgatttctatattttcaagaGTTTGGGTATTTCCTGCTATATTTTGCAAGTTGATCGGAGTTTTCCAG GGCGGTACGATTTTTGTCTCATCATTCACATTAACAGTTATTGCTCTGGACAGATGTGTACTAATTCTACGTCCAAATCAGGAG aTAGTAAATTTCCCGAGAGCTGTCTTCATTGTTTTCTGCATTTGGCTTCTCGGATACTCTCTAGCACTTCCTGTAGGCATCTACAGCGACATTGCAGTATACGACGAAATTTGCGGCACATTCTGTGAAGAGAATTG GCCTGATTTCAATCCGGATACTGGAAGATCGGGAATTCGAAGAGCTTATGGACTTTCTGTGTTGGTACTTCAATTTGGTATTCCTGCATTGATAAGTTCAATTTGTTACTGGATGATTAGTCGAGTGATGTCAGATCAATTAGCAAGAAGAAGAGGGCACAATATTCGACCGGAATCTGAAACAAAGCTGGTGAATCGAAAGACAAGAGCTAATCG aatGATGATCGTAATGGTTGTTGGATTCGTTCTCGCGTGGATGCCATTCAATGCAGTCAATCTCTACCGTGACCTATTTGGAATTTCTAAATGGTATTCTACAGTCTTTGCGCTTTGCCACGTATGCGCAATGTGCTCCGCTGTGCTCAACCCAATCATCTATTCCTGGTTCAATCCTCAATTCCGACAAAGTATCACCACTTTGTTCAAGGGTACTGATGAAGCTAGATTGATCAAGAAGAAACCACAATCTACCAGTAAAATGGTTTCGTATCCGACTAATTTCTCCGAG ATCCGAAAAGAAACAGAAATTGCATCGACAAAGACAAAAATCACAATTGCTGAAAACGACTATCGAGCTGGAGATCAACTTTTATAA
- the C10C6.7 gene encoding uncharacterized protein (Confirmed by transcript evidence) — protein MLSQVSLGSYADLHTYIQMVSKCSSSAPLPTTSPIILIVIPILVYAGALMFFIYNMYMVVKCITVIRGDSGRGGLDGPQPSERSINDDLFL, from the exons ATGTTGTCACAG GTATCACTTGGAAGCTACGCCGATCTTCACACATACATCCAAATGGTATCAAAATGTTCATCATCAGCTCCACTTCCGACAACTTCtccaattattttaattgtaattCCAATTCTAGTTTATGCTGGTGCTCTCATGTTCTTTATTTATAATATGTATATGGTTGTCAAGTGTATTACAGTAATTCGTGGTGATAGTGGAAGAGGTGGTTTAGATGGACCACAACCATCTGAACGATCAATTAATGATGATCTATTTCtgtaa
- the C10C6.3 gene encoding PH-15 domain-containing protein (Confirmed by transcript evidence) — MCTSKPKFIPLPEQQSLCSLPNSGCCHVDVKVGRSKWEKRVAVLVQVEGEPDYKIYIYTKPLIGQIYPLNELKKREVKCEKDKVFLVNLASEKGEKITFKATGNNGSIWVAALMSGTFTSPIHETHGHTGGTGTDGTTSNIESDLKEKPDTNVYTGSREGYVPPPAKEGSGSGGKKKDMNNVAVKPDEKKKDSGRKLKKTVSKTITKLSVSESKKKTEKKIAATQKTQEFPIPKTVDEAHTNSEPDGDPLKLKKTITDGNELSLKGATAPTPQKAKLTTPTSTTPASSLTPSNALTPGNEDKKKMTTDSEEIELHEKKK; from the exons aTGTGCACGTCAAAACCAAAATTCATTCCACTTCCAGAACag CAATCACTATGCTCATTGCCCAACTCTGGTTGTTGCCACGTGGATGTCAAAGTTGGACGGTCGAAATGGGAGAAACGCGTAGCAGTTTTGGTTCAAGTAGAAGGAGAACCAGACTACAAGATTTACATTTACAC TAAACCCCTAATCGGTCAAATATATCCGCTCAATGAATTGAAAAAGCGCGAAGTCAAATGTGAAAAGGACAAAGTGTTTTTGGTGAATTTGGCATctgaaaaaggtgaaaaaattacatttaaagCAACTGGAAACAATGGAAGTATTTGGGTGGCTGCTTTGATGAG tgGAACCTTTACTTCGCCTATTCATGAGACTCACGGACACACGGGAGGAACAGGAACAGATGGTACAACTTCAAATATTGAATCTGATTTAAAAGAGAAACCAGACACTAATGTGTATACTGGATCACGAGAAGGATATGTTCCACCACCAGCTAAGGAAGGATCAGGAAGTGGTGGGAAGAAGAAAGATATGAATAATGTTGCGGTTAAACCGGATGAGAA gaaaaaggATTCTGGAAGAAAGCTGAAGAAGACCGTATCAAAAACCATCACAAAATTATCAGTATCGGAGTCAAAgaagaaaactgagaaaaaaattgcagcgACTCAGAAAACTCAAGAATTCCCAATCCCAAAAACTGTCGACGAGGCG cacacGAACTCGGAGCCGGACGGAGATCCTTTGAAACTGAAGAAGACGATCACCGATGGAAACGAATTATCGTTGAAAGGTGCAACTGCTCCGACTCCACAGAAAGCCAAGCTGACAACACCAACTTCTACGACTCCAGCCTCATCATTAACACCAAGTAATGCGTTGACACCTGGAAATGAGGATAAGAAGAAGATGACGACGGATTCGGAGGAAATTGAGCTTCACGAAAAGAAGAAgtag
- the C10C6.3 gene encoding PH-15 domain-containing protein (Confirmed by transcript evidence), producing MCTSKPKFIPLPEQQSLCSLPNSGCCHVDVKVGRSKWEKRVAVLVQVEGEPDYKIYIYTYFLKGLGAGKPLIGQIYPLNELKKREVKCEKDKVFLVNLASEKGEKITFKATGNNGSIWVAALMSGTFTSPIHETHGHTGGTGTDGTTSNIESDLKEKPDTNVYTGSREGYVPPPAKEGSGSGGKKKDMNNVAVKPDEKKKDSGRKLKKTVSKTITKLSVSESKKKTEKKIAATQKTQEFPIPKTVDEAHTNSEPDGDPLKLKKTITDGNELSLKGATAPTPQKAKLTTPTSTTPASSLTPSNALTPGNEDKKKMTTDSEEIELHEKKK from the exons aTGTGCACGTCAAAACCAAAATTCATTCCACTTCCAGAACag CAATCACTATGCTCATTGCCCAACTCTGGTTGTTGCCACGTGGATGTCAAAGTTGGACGGTCGAAATGGGAGAAACGCGTAGCAGTTTTGGTTCAAGTAGAAGGAGAACCAGACTACAAGATTTACATTTACACGTACTTCCTAAAAGGACTTGGTGCAGG TAAACCCCTAATCGGTCAAATATATCCGCTCAATGAATTGAAAAAGCGCGAAGTCAAATGTGAAAAGGACAAAGTGTTTTTGGTGAATTTGGCATctgaaaaaggtgaaaaaattacatttaaagCAACTGGAAACAATGGAAGTATTTGGGTGGCTGCTTTGATGAG tgGAACCTTTACTTCGCCTATTCATGAGACTCACGGACACACGGGAGGAACAGGAACAGATGGTACAACTTCAAATATTGAATCTGATTTAAAAGAGAAACCAGACACTAATGTGTATACTGGATCACGAGAAGGATATGTTCCACCACCAGCTAAGGAAGGATCAGGAAGTGGTGGGAAGAAGAAAGATATGAATAATGTTGCGGTTAAACCGGATGAGAA gaaaaaggATTCTGGAAGAAAGCTGAAGAAGACCGTATCAAAAACCATCACAAAATTATCAGTATCGGAGTCAAAgaagaaaactgagaaaaaaattgcagcgACTCAGAAAACTCAAGAATTCCCAATCCCAAAAACTGTCGACGAGGCG cacacGAACTCGGAGCCGGACGGAGATCCTTTGAAACTGAAGAAGACGATCACCGATGGAAACGAATTATCGTTGAAAGGTGCAACTGCTCCGACTCCACAGAAAGCCAAGCTGACAACACCAACTTCTACGACTCCAGCCTCATCATTAACACCAAGTAATGCGTTGACACCTGGAAATGAGGATAAGAAGAAGATGACGACGGATTCGGAGGAAATTGAGCTTCACGAAAAGAAGAAgtag
- the C10C6.13 gene encoding uncharacterized protein (Confirmed by transcript evidence) encodes MLLLFEWKKRRGDAAHGASKNERNVLIDFRSFSSPQKFFGSL; translated from the coding sequence ATGCTCCTTCTATTCGAGTGGAAGAAGCGAAGAGGAGATGCAGCACATGGGGCgtcaaaaaatgagagaaatgtCCTAATTGATTTTCGCTCATTCTCCTCcccccaaaaattttttggttctcTATGA
- the C10C6.7 gene encoding uncharacterized protein (Confirmed by transcript evidence) yields the protein MPSSSFSTDFDVSNMLKPSSSQMFGPIDIHIPRKDSRHHHHLRHLRARLAPERLCFGTLRPQTAAYLICIAALHEITFGTILVFASGYGEKESWYHSAQWVVILTCRLLQYPSCLIALFGIRNNNPALIVPFMLSQVSLGSYADLHTYIQMVSKCSSSAPLPTTSPIILIVIPILVYAGALMFFIYNMYMVVKCITVIRGDSGRGGLDGPQPSERSINDDLFL from the exons ATGCCGTCGTCGtcgttttcaactgatttcgacGTGTCTAACATGTTGAAACCGTCAAGTTCTCAGATGTTTGGACCAATTGATATACACATTCCACGTAAAGATtctcgtcatcatcatcatcttcgaCATCTTCGTGCAAGGCTGGCACCAGAGAGACTGTGTTTTGGAACACTTCGACCTCAGACTGCGGCCTATTTGATTTGTATTGCAGCACTACATGAAATTACTTTTG GCACAATTCTGGTGTTTGCAAGTGGTTATGGTGAGAAGGAAAGCTGGTATCACAGTGCACAATGGGTTGTGATACTCACATGTCGtctactacagtacccatcATGTCTTATTgcactttttggaattcgGAATAATAATCCAGCGTTGATTGTTCCATTTATGTTGTCACAG GTATCACTTGGAAGCTACGCCGATCTTCACACATACATCCAAATGGTATCAAAATGTTCATCATCAGCTCCACTTCCGACAACTTCtccaattattttaattgtaattCCAATTCTAGTTTATGCTGGTGCTCTCATGTTCTTTATTTATAATATGTATATGGTTGTCAAGTGTATTACAGTAATTCGTGGTGATAGTGGAAGAGGTGGTTTAGATGGACCACAACCATCTGAACGATCAATTAATGATGATCTATTTCtgtaa